The Luteitalea sp. genomic sequence CACCGGTCTCTCGGGAGCGGGGAAGTCTCAAGCGATTCGCGCCCTCGAAGATCTCGGCTATTTCTGCGTCGACAATCTGCCAATCGACCTCATGCCGACCTTTGCCGAGCTGATGCGCCGGGGGCGCCCCGAATTGCCCCGCGCCGCAGTGGTCGTCGACGTGCGCGAGGGAGCGTTTCTCGAGCGACTGCCGCGTGTTTATCGCCAGCTGCAGCGTCTGCCAGGGCTGTCACCACTGCTCATCTTTCTCGAGGCGTCCGACGCGACACTCGTGCGCCGATTCAGTGAGACGCGGCGGCCACATCCGCTCGACCCGCAGCGTCCGGTTGCAGATGCGATCCGCCGCGAGCGCCAGAGCCTCGCAAAGATCCGGCGCATGGCTGACGAGATCATCGATACGAGCGATACGACGGTCCACGAGCTACGGCATGCCTTCATGTCGACCGCGCGTGATCCAGCATCGGTCGGCGGCCCGCTGGTCACGCTCGTGAGCTTTGGCTTCAAGCATGGCGTGCCGCTCGACGCCGACTTGGTCTTCGACGTCAGGTTCCTCCCGAACCCACATTTTGTTCCGGCTCTGCGCGACCACACGGGCCGCGAGCGGAGTGTTCGCGAATATCTGGACGGGTATCCGGAGACGGCCGAATTCCTGGAGCGCGTGACCAGCTTGTTGGAGTTCCTGTTGCCGCGCTATGCCCGTGAGGGCAAGAGCTATGTCACGATTGGCATTGGTTGCACTGGCGGCAAGCACCGCTCGGTTGCCATGGCAGAGGCGCTCAAGGCGTCTCTCCGCAACGTCGAAGGCATGCGGCTTCGCGTTAGGCACCGGGATATTGCCGCGGAGTAGGGAGGTAGGGCGCGCTGCCATGAGCACAGAGACCGACCAAGCGCCACTCATTGGCGTCGTAGTGGTGACCCACGGGCAGCTCGCCACCGAGCTCGTGAACGCTGCGGAAATGATCACCGGTGAGCTCCCGCAGGTCGGAGCCGTCTCGATTGGGTGGCACGATGATGTGGAAGCGGCGCGCGAGGAGCTGGCGGAGGCCACACGTCGCGTCGCGTCGCCGTCGGGCGTGCTCATCCTGACCGACATGTTCGGAGGGACACCGTCGAACCTTGGCATCTCGTTCCTGGAAGCGGGTCAAGTGGAGGTCGTGACCGGCGTGAACCTCCCAATGGTCATCAAGGTCGTGAGCTTGCGGACTTCATCGGATCTGCTGAGCGTGGCGCGGCAGGTGCGCGAGCACGCGCGCGAAGCGATCTGGGTGGCATCCGATCTGGTGCGAAAGGACGATGCGACCGCATGATGTCGCGAGAGGTCACCATCGTCAACTCCTTGGGGCTCCATGCGCGCGCGGCGGCACGCTTCGTGCGCCTCGCCAGTGAGTTTGCCGCCGACGTGAAGGTCACGCGGGGCAGTCGCACCCTGAACGGGAAGAGCATCATGGGCCTGCTGTTACTCGGTGCCGCCTGTGGCACCACCATGACGATCTCAGCCGACGGTGTCGATGAGACCGACGCTATCGATCGATTGAGCGCCCTTGTGGCAGCTGGATTCGGAGAAGAC encodes the following:
- the rapZ gene encoding RNase adapter RapZ, which gives rise to MRSRNPGRARQPPASSRPPRRGGPTESVRGARGRTRGPRSKQGDASPPTSNFIVLTGLSGAGKSQAIRALEDLGYFCVDNLPIDLMPTFAELMRRGRPELPRAAVVVDVREGAFLERLPRVYRQLQRLPGLSPLLIFLEASDATLVRRFSETRRPHPLDPQRPVADAIRRERQSLAKIRRMADEIIDTSDTTVHELRHAFMSTARDPASVGGPLVTLVSFGFKHGVPLDADLVFDVRFLPNPHFVPALRDHTGRERSVREYLDGYPETAEFLERVTSLLEFLLPRYAREGKSYVTIGIGCTGGKHRSVAMAEALKASLRNVEGMRLRVRHRDIAAE
- a CDS encoding HPr family phosphocarrier protein, whose product is MMSREVTIVNSLGLHARAAARFVRLASEFAADVKVTRGSRTLNGKSIMGLLLLGAACGTTMTISADGVDETDAIDRLSALVAAGFGEDTCSN